A part of Pseudomonas sp. HR96 genomic DNA contains:
- the miaA gene encoding tRNA (adenosine(37)-N6)-dimethylallyltransferase MiaA, with translation MATLPPAIFLMGPTASGKTDLAIELSKVLPCELISVDSALVYRGMDIGTAKPSKALLAAHPHRLIDIIDPAQSYSAAEFRRDALQAMADITARGKIPLLVGGTMLYFKALLEGLADMPPAAPQIRAELQAQAATEGWQALHDELGRVDPQSAARIHPNDPQRLIRALEVYRASGASMTELRARQLAQSTDAATSGLAQLPYTVAHLAIAPRNRQVLHQRIALRFEQMLEQGFVDEVIALRSRSDLHTALPSIRAVGYRQVWDHLDGKLTAVEMQERGVIATRQLAKRQFTWLRSWADLHWLDSLDADNLSRSLKYLGSVSILG, from the coding sequence ATGGCCACGCTGCCTCCGGCCATCTTTCTCATGGGCCCGACCGCCTCGGGCAAGACCGACCTGGCCATCGAACTGAGCAAGGTGCTGCCCTGCGAGCTGATCAGCGTCGACTCGGCGCTGGTCTATCGCGGCATGGACATCGGCACCGCCAAGCCCTCCAAGGCGCTGCTGGCGGCGCATCCGCACCGGCTGATCGACATCATCGACCCGGCGCAAAGCTACTCGGCCGCCGAATTTCGCCGCGACGCCCTCCAGGCCATGGCCGACATCACGGCGCGCGGCAAGATCCCGCTGCTGGTCGGCGGCACCATGTTGTATTTCAAAGCGTTGCTCGAAGGCCTGGCCGACATGCCGCCCGCCGCCCCGCAGATCCGCGCCGAGCTCCAGGCCCAGGCCGCCACAGAGGGCTGGCAGGCCCTGCACGACGAGCTGGGCCGGGTCGATCCGCAGTCGGCGGCGCGCATTCATCCCAACGATCCGCAGCGCCTGATCCGCGCCCTGGAGGTCTACCGGGCCAGCGGGGCCAGCATGACCGAGCTGCGCGCTCGGCAATTGGCGCAAAGTACCGACGCAGCCACCTCGGGACTCGCACAATTACCCTATACTGTGGCGCATCTGGCGATCGCACCGCGCAATCGTCAGGTGCTGCATCAGAGAATTGCGCTGAGATTCGAGCAGATGCTGGAACAAGGCTTCGTCGACGAGGTCATTGCTCTGCGCTCGCGAAGTGACTTGCACACAGCACTGCCGTCTATACGTGCAGTGGGTTATCGCCAGGTCTGGGATCACCTGGATGGCAAGTTGACAGCAGTTGAAATGCAGGAGCGTGGGGTGATTGCCACCCGCCAGCTGGCGAAACGGCAGTTCACCTGGTTGCGCAGCTGGGCTGATTTGCACTGGCTGGACAGCCTGGATGCCGACAATCTGTCACGCTCCTTGAAATACCTGGGTTCGGTCTCCATATTGGGCTGA
- the hflX gene encoding ribosome rescue GTPase HflX: MFFERHGGGERAILVHLDGQDPEAREDPQEFQELAVSAGAETVAFVNVARHRPSAKFLIGSGKVEELRDQVKAEQVDLVIFNHTLTPSQERNLEKVFECRVLDRTGLILDIFAQRARTHEGKLQVELAQLEHMSTRLVRGWTHLERQGGGIGLRGPGETQLETDRRLLRVRLRQIKQRLEKVRSQREQARRGRKRADIPSVSLVGYTNAGKSTLFNAVTSSEVYAADQLFATLDPTLRRLQLDDLGPVILADTVGFIRHLPHKLVEAFRATLEESSNSDLLLHVIDAHEPERMAQIEQVMAVLTEIGAQGLPILEVYNKLDLLEGVEPQIQRDADGKPQRVWVSARDGRGLDLVRQAVAELLGDDLFVATLCLPQNLGRLRAQFFSIGAVQSETHDEQGSSLLAVRLPRVELNRLVSREGMEPVEFIEKHTLQ, encoded by the coding sequence TTGTTCTTTGAGCGCCACGGTGGTGGTGAACGGGCCATTCTCGTTCATCTGGATGGTCAGGACCCTGAGGCGCGAGAAGATCCGCAGGAGTTTCAGGAGCTGGCCGTTTCGGCCGGCGCCGAAACCGTCGCGTTCGTCAACGTAGCGCGGCATCGTCCTTCGGCGAAGTTTCTTATCGGCAGCGGCAAGGTCGAGGAGCTTCGCGATCAGGTCAAGGCCGAGCAGGTCGACCTGGTCATATTCAATCACACCCTGACCCCCAGTCAGGAACGCAACCTCGAGAAGGTCTTCGAGTGTCGCGTGCTGGACCGTACCGGTCTGATCCTCGATATTTTTGCCCAACGCGCCCGTACCCATGAAGGCAAGCTGCAGGTAGAGCTGGCCCAACTGGAGCATATGAGCACGCGGCTGGTGCGTGGCTGGACTCACCTGGAGCGCCAGGGTGGCGGCATCGGCCTGCGTGGCCCCGGTGAAACCCAGCTGGAAACCGACCGGCGCCTGTTGCGGGTGCGCCTGCGGCAGATCAAGCAGCGTCTGGAGAAGGTGCGCAGCCAGCGTGAGCAGGCACGGCGTGGGCGCAAGCGTGCCGATATTCCTTCGGTGTCGCTGGTGGGCTACACCAACGCCGGCAAGTCGACCCTGTTCAACGCCGTGACCTCGTCCGAGGTGTACGCCGCCGACCAGTTGTTCGCCACGCTGGACCCGACCCTGCGGCGTCTGCAGCTGGACGACCTGGGGCCGGTGATTCTTGCCGACACCGTGGGTTTCATCCGTCACTTGCCGCACAAGCTGGTGGAGGCGTTCCGCGCCACGCTCGAGGAATCGAGCAACTCCGACTTGCTGCTGCACGTGATCGACGCCCACGAGCCGGAGCGCATGGCCCAGATCGAGCAGGTCATGGCGGTGCTCACCGAGATCGGTGCGCAAGGCTTGCCGATCCTCGAGGTGTATAACAAACTCGATTTGCTCGAAGGCGTCGAGCCGCAAATCCAGCGCGACGCCGACGGCAAGCCACAGCGGGTCTGGGTTTCGGCCCGGGACGGGCGCGGCCTGGACCTGGTGCGCCAGGCCGTGGCCGAGCTGCTGGGCGACGACTTGTTCGTGGCCACCTTGTGCTTGCCGCAAAACCTGGGGCGCCTGCGTGCGCAGTTCTTTTCCATAGGCGCGGTACAAAGCGAGACGCACGACGAGCAAGGTTCCAGCCTGTTGGCCGTGCGCCTGCCGCGAGTAGAGTTGAATCGCCTGGTTAGCCGAGAAGGGATGGAGCCCGTGGAATTCATCGAAAAACACACTTTGCAATAA
- a CDS encoding N-acetylmuramoyl-L-alanine amidase, with the protein MRIRALVAVAGLFLMVLAFDTLAASQVKSVRLWRAPDNTRLVFDLSGPVEHSVFTLTSPDRLVIDINNATLAAPLKIATANTPITSFRSAQRTPTDLRVVIDLKKAVTPKSFSLAPNQQYGNRLVVDLYDSPDAAEPSPPQTPVTTTPAVPVLPNQPPIKLEPVPNGKRDIIVVIDAGHGGEDPGASGSRGQHEKDIVLQIAKEVQRQINGEKGFRAELTRTGDYFIPLRGRTEIARKKGADLFVSIHADAAPSSAAFGASVFALSERGATSETARWLADSENRSDLIGGAGNVSLDDKDRMLAGVLLDLSMTASLTSSLNVGQKVLGNIGQVTTLHKNRVEQAAFMVLKSPDIPSILVETGFISNATEASKLQSASHQQALARSIRAGVKQFFQQNPPPGTYIAWLRDTGKIAQGPRNHVVRSGETLAMLAVRYQVSPGALRNANNLKSDELKIGQNLNIPSTALASQP; encoded by the coding sequence ATGCGCATTCGCGCGCTGGTCGCGGTCGCAGGTTTGTTTCTGATGGTTCTGGCCTTCGACACCCTGGCTGCCTCGCAGGTCAAGAGCGTGCGCCTGTGGCGTGCGCCGGACAACACTCGGCTGGTGTTCGACCTGTCCGGGCCGGTGGAGCACAGCGTCTTCACCTTGACCTCGCCGGACCGGCTGGTCATCGACATCAACAATGCCACCCTGGCAGCGCCGTTGAAGATCGCCACGGCCAACACGCCGATCACCAGCTTCCGCTCGGCCCAACGCACGCCGACCGATCTGCGGGTGGTCATCGACCTGAAAAAGGCCGTGACCCCCAAGAGCTTCTCGCTGGCGCCCAACCAGCAGTATGGCAACCGGCTGGTGGTCGACCTCTACGATTCGCCCGACGCCGCCGAGCCGAGCCCGCCGCAGACTCCGGTGACCACCACGCCAGCGGTGCCGGTGCTGCCCAACCAACCGCCGATCAAGCTTGAGCCGGTGCCCAACGGCAAGCGCGACATCATCGTGGTGATCGACGCCGGGCATGGCGGTGAAGACCCCGGGGCCTCGGGTTCCCGCGGCCAGCACGAGAAAGACATCGTGCTGCAGATCGCCAAGGAAGTGCAGCGCCAGATCAACGGCGAGAAAGGTTTTCGCGCCGAGCTGACCCGCACTGGCGACTACTTCATCCCGTTGCGCGGGCGTACCGAAATCGCCCGCAAGAAGGGCGCCGACCTGTTCGTCTCGATTCACGCCGACGCCGCGCCGTCCTCGGCGGCGTTCGGGGCCTCGGTGTTCGCCTTGTCCGAACGCGGCGCCACGTCCGAGACCGCGCGCTGGCTGGCCGACAGCGAAAACCGCTCCGACCTGATCGGCGGCGCCGGGAACGTCAGCCTCGACGACAAGGACCGCATGCTCGCCGGGGTGCTGCTCGACCTGTCGATGACCGCCTCGCTGACCTCCAGCCTCAACGTCGGGCAGAAGGTGCTCGGCAACATCGGCCAGGTCACCACGTTGCACAAGAATCGCGTGGAGCAGGCGGCGTTCATGGTGCTCAAGTCGCCGGACATTCCGTCGATCCTGGTGGAAACCGGGTTCATCTCCAACGCCACCGAAGCCTCCAAGCTGCAGAGTGCCAGCCACCAGCAGGCGCTGGCCCGCTCGATTCGCGCCGGGGTCAAACAGTTCTTCCAGCAGAATCCGCCACCGGGCACCTACATTGCCTGGCTACGTGACACGGGCAAGATCGCCCAGGGCCCGCGCAATCATGTGGTTCGCTCCGGCGAGACGCTGGCGATGCTTGCGGTGCGCTACCAGGTCAGCCCGGGTGCGCTGCGCAACGCCAACAACCTCAAGAGCGACGAGCTGAAGATCGGCCAGAATTTGAACATCCCCAGCACCGCTCTGGCGTCCCAGCCATGA
- a CDS encoding NAD(P)H-hydrate dehydratase: MPTPNHELPHALYNAAQVRSLDQQLIAGGIPGIELMSRAANAIWQALVQHWPQERSLCVMAGHGNNAGDGYLVAAVARRAGWHVEVLAVSEPGRLQGDAATAYAEAQAAGVMVSPWQADVPLQGIVLDALLGTGLAGEVRAPYTAAIEAINNSGQPVLAVDIPSGLSSDTGEILGCAVKADLTVTLIGLKFGLFTGQAADVVGTLVFDDLLADPALVGLVDSVAERLGPGHMPSLAPRPPTSHKGQYGRVLVIGGDHGTGGAALLASESSLRCGAGMVSLATRAEHAAPALTRLPEVMVAAIHSANQLMSMLEAAAVLVVGPGMGQQSWGRSLLSAAANCAKPQVWDADALNLLASGYVALPEGCVITPHPGEAARLLGISTAEVQADRASAAHRLAQQYRAVVVLKGSGSLIAAPDGRLALCDRGHPAMATGGLGDVLSGVVGALLAQHLAPYEAACLAVWLHAAAGQEAGAGGRGLAASDLIPIIRRLLEECSPCLN; this comes from the coding sequence ATGCCGACGCCCAACCATGAATTACCCCACGCTCTTTATAATGCCGCGCAGGTGCGCAGCCTCGACCAGCAGCTGATCGCCGGGGGGATCCCGGGCATCGAGCTGATGTCGCGGGCCGCCAATGCCATCTGGCAGGCGCTGGTGCAGCATTGGCCACAGGAGCGTTCGTTGTGCGTCATGGCCGGTCACGGCAACAATGCCGGTGATGGCTATCTGGTCGCGGCGGTGGCCCGTCGGGCTGGCTGGCACGTCGAGGTGCTGGCGGTCAGCGAGCCGGGGCGTCTGCAGGGCGATGCCGCTACGGCCTACGCCGAGGCCCAGGCAGCCGGCGTGATGGTCTCCCCGTGGCAGGCGGATGTGCCCTTGCAGGGCATCGTCCTCGACGCGCTGCTCGGCACCGGCCTGGCCGGTGAGGTGCGTGCGCCCTACACCGCAGCCATCGAGGCGATCAACAACAGCGGCCAGCCGGTACTGGCAGTGGACATCCCATCGGGCCTGAGCAGCGACACCGGGGAGATTCTCGGTTGCGCGGTCAAGGCCGACCTGACGGTGACCCTGATCGGCCTCAAGTTCGGCCTGTTCACCGGCCAGGCCGCCGACGTCGTCGGCACCCTGGTGTTCGACGACCTGCTGGCCGACCCGGCCCTCGTTGGCCTGGTCGACAGCGTTGCCGAGCGCCTGGGCCCGGGCCACATGCCCAGCCTCGCGCCGCGGCCGCCGACCTCACACAAGGGCCAATATGGCCGTGTGCTGGTTATCGGCGGCGATCATGGCACCGGCGGCGCGGCGCTGCTGGCCTCCGAGAGCAGCCTGCGCTGCGGCGCCGGCATGGTCTCGCTGGCAACCCGCGCCGAGCATGCCGCGCCAGCCCTGACCCGGCTGCCGGAGGTCATGGTCGCGGCCATCCATTCGGCCAATCAACTGATGTCGATGCTCGAGGCAGCCGCCGTGCTGGTGGTCGGTCCCGGCATGGGCCAGCAGTCCTGGGGGCGCAGCCTGCTCTCGGCAGCGGCCAACTGCGCCAAGCCGCAGGTCTGGGATGCCGATGCGCTGAATCTTCTGGCCAGTGGCTATGTCGCGTTGCCGGAGGGCTGCGTGATCACCCCGCACCCCGGCGAAGCGGCGCGCCTGCTGGGCATCTCCACGGCAGAGGTGCAGGCCGATCGCGCGAGCGCTGCCCATCGGCTGGCGCAGCAATACCGCGCCGTGGTGGTGCTCAAGGGCTCGGGCAGCCTGATCGCCGCGCCGGACGGGCGCCTGGCCTTGTGCGATCGTGGGCATCCGGCTATGGCCACCGGCGGCCTGGGCGATGTGCTGTCCGGCGTGGTCGGTGCCTTGCTCGCCCAGCATCTGGCGCCGTACGAAGCGGCGTGCCTGGCGGTCTGGCTGCACGCGGCGGCGGGCCAGGAAGCCGGCGCCGGCGGTCGCGGGCTGGCCGCCAGCGATCTGATCCCGATCATCCGTCGACTGTTGGAGGAGTGCAGTCCGTGTCTGAATTGA
- the queG gene encoding tRNA epoxyqueuosine(34) reductase QueG, whose amino-acid sequence MTAPGLNLHTLADDIKQWGRDLGFQQVGIAGLDLAAHEAHLARWLAAGYHGEMDYMAAHGSKRSRPAELVPGTLRVVSLRMDYLPGDTEMAQRLTQPEKAYVSRYALGRDYHKLIRKRVQQLAERVQQAIGPFGFRAFVDSAPVLEKAIAEQAGLGWIGKNTLVLNRKAGSYFFLAELFVDLDLPVDPPHASEHCGRCTACLDICPTNAFVGPYVLDARRCISYLTIELKTSIPEELRPLIGNRVFGCDDCQIVCPWNRFARPTGEGDFSPRHSLDNAEMATLFLWDEQQFLGNTEGSPLRRAGYERWLRNLAVGLGNAPSTIPVLQALHARRDFPSAMVREHVEWALAQHAGRNGQSGLAHSSS is encoded by the coding sequence ATGACCGCTCCAGGCCTCAACCTTCACACTCTCGCCGACGACATCAAGCAATGGGGCCGCGACCTGGGCTTCCAGCAGGTGGGCATCGCCGGCCTCGACCTGGCCGCCCATGAGGCGCATCTGGCGCGCTGGCTGGCGGCTGGCTACCACGGCGAGATGGATTACATGGCTGCCCACGGCAGCAAGCGTTCGCGCCCGGCCGAGCTGGTGCCGGGCACGCTGCGGGTGGTGTCGCTGCGCATGGACTACCTGCCGGGCGACACCGAGATGGCCCAGCGCCTGACTCAGCCGGAAAAAGCCTACGTATCGCGCTACGCCCTGGGCCGGGACTACCACAAGCTCATCCGCAAGCGGGTGCAGCAACTGGCCGAGCGGGTCCAGCAGGCGATCGGCCCGTTCGGCTTTCGCGCTTTCGTCGACAGCGCGCCGGTGCTGGAGAAGGCCATCGCCGAGCAGGCCGGGCTGGGCTGGATTGGCAAGAACACCCTGGTGCTCAACCGCAAGGCCGGCAGCTATTTCTTTCTTGCCGAGCTGTTCGTCGACCTCGACCTGCCAGTCGACCCACCCCACGCCAGCGAACACTGCGGGCGCTGCACCGCCTGCCTGGACATCTGCCCGACCAATGCCTTCGTCGGGCCTTATGTGCTGGACGCGCGGCGCTGCATCTCGTACCTGACCATCGAGCTGAAGACCTCGATCCCCGAAGAGCTGCGCCCGCTGATCGGCAACCGCGTGTTTGGCTGCGACGACTGCCAGATCGTCTGCCCGTGGAACCGCTTCGCGCGCCCCACCGGCGAGGGCGATTTCAGCCCGCGCCACAGCCTCGACAACGCCGAGATGGCGACCCTGTTCCTGTGGGACGAACAGCAGTTTCTCGGCAACACCGAAGGCTCGCCGCTGCGCCGGGCAGGCTATGAGCGCTGGCTGCGCAACCTGGCGGTGGGCCTGGGCAATGCGCCCTCGACCATACCGGTGCTGCAAGCCCTGCACGCCCGCCGCGATTTCCCGTCGGCGATGGTGCGCGAGCATGTCGAGTGGGCGCTGGCGCAGCATGCCGGGCGCAACGGCCAGAGCGGCCTCGCTCACTCATCGTCATAG
- the tsaE gene encoding tRNA (adenosine(37)-N6)-threonylcarbamoyltransferase complex ATPase subunit type 1 TsaE — protein MPDEAAMVALGARLAQVTEGVGVIFLEGDLGAGKTTLSRGLIRGLGHQGAVKSPTFTLVEPYEIEASGVRAFHFDLYRLVDPEELEYLGIRDYFDGQALCLVEWPQRGAGFLPKPDLTITISAQTSGRSLILSPLGSRGETWCAVLAREFK, from the coding sequence ATGCCCGACGAGGCGGCCATGGTCGCCTTGGGTGCGCGCCTGGCGCAGGTGACCGAGGGCGTCGGGGTGATCTTTCTCGAAGGCGACCTCGGGGCTGGCAAGACCACCCTGTCGCGCGGCCTGATCCGCGGCCTGGGTCACCAGGGCGCGGTCAAGAGCCCGACCTTCACCCTGGTTGAACCCTACGAGATCGAGGCCAGCGGGGTGCGCGCGTTCCATTTCGACCTGTATCGCCTGGTCGATCCGGAGGAGCTGGAGTACCTCGGCATTCGCGACTATTTCGACGGCCAGGCGCTGTGCCTGGTGGAATGGCCCCAACGCGGTGCAGGGTTTTTGCCAAAGCCCGACCTGACCATTACCATAAGCGCCCAGACAAGCGGACGTTCGCTGATTTTGTCGCCACTGGGCTCGCGTGGCGAGACGTGGTGTGCCGTTCTGGCACGGGAATTCAAATAG
- the orn gene encoding oligoribonuclease: protein MQNPQNLIWIDLEMTGLDPDHDVIIEMATIVTDSQLNTLAEGPVIAIHQSDEILAGMDEWNTRQHGGSGLTQRVRESTISMAEAEAQTIAFLEQWVPKGKSPICGNSICQDRRFLYRHMRGLEEYFHYRNLDVSTLKELAARWAPEVKDSFKKGSTHLALDDIRESIAELQHYRKHFIKA, encoded by the coding sequence ATGCAAAACCCACAGAACCTGATCTGGATCGACCTGGAAATGACCGGCCTGGACCCCGATCACGACGTCATCATCGAAATGGCCACCATCGTCACCGACAGCCAGCTCAACACCCTGGCCGAAGGCCCGGTGATCGCCATCCACCAGAGCGACGAGATCCTCGCCGGCATGGATGAGTGGAACACTCGCCAGCATGGCGGCTCGGGCCTGACCCAGCGCGTGCGCGAGAGCACCATCAGCATGGCCGAGGCCGAAGCCCAGACCATCGCCTTCCTCGAACAGTGGGTGCCCAAGGGCAAGTCGCCGATCTGCGGCAACAGCATCTGCCAGGATCGGCGCTTCCTGTACCGCCACATGCGCGGCCTGGAAGAGTACTTCCACTACCGCAACCTCGACGTCTCCACCCTCAAGGAGCTGGCCGCGCGCTGGGCCCCCGAGGTCAAGGACAGCTTCAAGAAGGGCAGCACCCACTTGGCCCTGGACGACATCCGCGAGTCCATCGCCGAGTTGCAGCATTACCGCAAGCACTTCATCAAGGCTTGA
- the hfq gene encoding RNA chaperone Hfq: MSKGHSLQDPYLNTLRKEKVGVSVYLVNGIKLQGTIDSFDQFVIVLKNTVSQMVYKHAISTVVPVRAIRLPSATESEQGDSEPGNA, encoded by the coding sequence ATGTCAAAAGGGCATTCGCTACAAGACCCTTACTTGAACACCTTGCGTAAAGAGAAGGTCGGTGTTTCGGTCTATCTCGTCAACGGCATCAAGCTCCAGGGGACGATCGATTCGTTCGACCAGTTCGTGATCGTGTTGAAGAACACCGTCAGCCAGATGGTCTACAAACATGCGATCTCGACGGTAGTTCCCGTGCGTGCGATCCGCTTGCCTAGCGCAACCGAATCCGAGCAGGGTGACTCCGAGCCAGGTAACGCTTGA
- a CDS encoding trimeric intracellular cation channel family protein: protein MTGALSAGRRGMDWFGVVLVASVTALGGGSVRDVLLGHYPLSWVAHPRYLILTSVAALVTIFIAPLMRRLRSLFLVLDALGLVAFTLIGCQIALELGHEPLIASISGMITGVFGGILRDILCNDIPLIFRRELYASVSFVAAWCFLGCRFLGLPEEQGLLITLFGGFLLRLLAIRFHWEMPKFVYDDE from the coding sequence ATGACCGGCGCCCTGTCTGCCGGGCGCCGAGGCATGGATTGGTTCGGCGTGGTGCTGGTCGCCAGCGTCACCGCGCTCGGCGGCGGCTCGGTGCGCGACGTGCTGCTCGGCCATTACCCGCTGAGCTGGGTTGCCCATCCGCGCTACCTGATCCTCACCAGCGTCGCTGCCCTGGTGACGATCTTCATCGCCCCGCTGATGCGCCGTTTGCGCAGCCTGTTCCTGGTGCTCGACGCGCTGGGGCTGGTGGCGTTCACCCTGATCGGCTGCCAGATCGCCCTGGAGCTGGGCCATGAGCCGCTGATCGCTTCGATCAGCGGCATGATCACCGGGGTATTCGGCGGCATTCTGCGCGACATTCTCTGCAATGACATTCCGCTGATCTTCCGCCGCGAGCTGTATGCCAGTGTGTCATTCGTGGCGGCCTGGTGTTTCCTGGGCTGTCGTTTCCTGGGGCTGCCTGAGGAGCAGGGGCTGCTGATCACCCTGTTCGGCGGCTTTCTGCTCAGGCTGCTGGCGATCCGCTTTCACTGGGAGATGCCGAAATTCGTCTATGACGATGAGTGA
- the mutL gene encoding DNA mismatch repair endonuclease MutL — MTDAARIELLSPRLANQIAAGEVVERPASVIKELLENSLDSGARRIDVDVEQGGVKLLRVRDDGSGISADDLPLALARHATSKIRDLEDLERVMSLGFRGEALASISSVARLTLTSRTRQASEAWQVETEGRDMAPRVQPAAHPVGTSVEVRDLFFNTPARRKFLKTEKTEFDHLQEVIKRLALARFDVGFHLRHNGKSILSLHEASDETARARRVAAVCGAAFLEQALPIEVERNGLHLWGWVGLPTFSRSQADLQYFYVNGRAVRDKLVAHAVRQAYRDVLFNGRHPTFVLFLEVDPAVVDVNVHPTKHEVRFRDGRMVHDFLYGTLHRALADVRPEDQLAAPAAVSDMVRPTGLGAGEFGPQGEMRLAANLLEQPVSEPRAYSPGAGAGYQYVPRSAAPLPVAESQAAYREFFAPLPTAVNGLSGANLPQAQGDIPPLGYALAQLKGIYILAENAQGLVLVDMHAAHERIMYERLKIAMASEGLSGQPLLVPESLALSQREADCAEEHASWFQRLGFELQRLGPETLAIRQIPALLKQAEANRLVQDVLADLMEYGTSDRIQAHLNELLGTMACHGAIRANRRLAVPEMNGLLRDMENTERSGQCNHGRPTWTQLGLDDLDKLFLRGR, encoded by the coding sequence ATGACTGACGCCGCCCGTATCGAACTGCTCAGCCCGCGCCTGGCCAACCAGATCGCCGCCGGCGAGGTGGTCGAGCGCCCGGCTTCGGTGATCAAGGAACTGTTGGAAAACAGCCTCGACTCCGGCGCCCGGCGCATCGACGTCGACGTCGAGCAGGGCGGCGTCAAGCTGCTGCGCGTGCGCGACGACGGCAGCGGCATTTCCGCCGACGACCTGCCGCTGGCCCTGGCGCGGCACGCCACCAGCAAGATCCGTGACCTCGAAGACCTCGAGCGGGTGATGAGCCTGGGCTTTCGCGGCGAGGCGCTGGCGTCGATCAGCTCGGTAGCGCGCCTGACCCTGACCTCGCGCACGCGCCAGGCCAGCGAAGCCTGGCAGGTGGAAACCGAGGGCCGCGACATGGCTCCGCGGGTGCAGCCTGCCGCGCATCCGGTGGGGACTTCGGTGGAAGTGCGCGACCTGTTCTTCAACACGCCGGCGCGGCGCAAGTTTCTCAAGACCGAAAAAACCGAATTCGACCACCTGCAGGAAGTGATCAAGCGCCTGGCGCTGGCGCGCTTCGACGTGGGCTTTCATCTGCGCCACAACGGCAAGAGCATCCTCAGCCTGCACGAGGCCAGCGACGAGACCGCCCGGGCACGGCGCGTGGCTGCAGTCTGTGGTGCGGCCTTCCTGGAGCAGGCGCTGCCGATCGAAGTCGAGCGCAACGGCCTGCACCTGTGGGGCTGGGTCGGCCTGCCGACCTTCTCGCGCAGCCAGGCCGACCTGCAGTACTTCTATGTCAACGGCCGCGCGGTGCGCGACAAACTGGTCGCCCACGCTGTGCGCCAGGCCTACCGCGACGTGCTGTTCAACGGTCGGCATCCGACCTTCGTGCTGTTTCTCGAGGTCGATCCGGCGGTGGTCGACGTCAACGTGCACCCGACCAAGCACGAGGTGCGTTTTCGCGACGGGCGCATGGTCCACGATTTTCTCTACGGCACGCTGCATCGCGCCTTGGCCGACGTGCGCCCCGAAGACCAGCTGGCCGCGCCGGCCGCAGTCAGCGACATGGTTCGCCCCACCGGCCTGGGGGCCGGCGAGTTCGGCCCGCAGGGCGAAATGCGCCTGGCGGCCAACCTGCTCGAGCAGCCGGTCAGCGAACCCCGTGCCTACAGCCCGGGCGCTGGCGCCGGCTACCAATATGTGCCGCGCAGCGCCGCGCCGCTGCCGGTGGCCGAATCCCAGGCGGCCTACCGTGAGTTCTTCGCGCCGCTGCCCACGGCGGTCAATGGCCTGAGCGGCGCCAACCTGCCTCAGGCCCAGGGCGATATTCCGCCGCTGGGCTACGCCCTGGCCCAGCTCAAAGGCATCTATATTCTCGCGGAAAACGCCCAGGGGCTGGTGCTGGTGGACATGCACGCGGCCCACGAGCGCATCATGTACGAGCGCCTGAAGATCGCGATGGCCAGCGAAGGCCTGAGCGGCCAACCGCTGCTGGTGCCCGAGTCACTGGCCCTCAGCCAGCGCGAAGCGGATTGCGCCGAAGAGCACGCCAGCTGGTTCCAGCGCCTGGGTTTCGAGCTGCAGCGGCTGGGCCCGGAAACCCTGGCCATCCGGCAGATTCCGGCCCTGCTCAAGCAGGCCGAGGCCAACCGCCTGGTGCAGGACGTGCTGGCCGACCTGATGGAATACGGCACCAGCGACCGCATTCAGGCCCACCTCAACGAGCTGCTCGGCACCATGGCCTGCCACGGCGCCATCCGCGCCAACCGGCGCCTGGCGGTGCCGGAAATGAACGGTCTGCTGCGCGATATGGAAAACACCGAGCGCAGCGGCCAGTGCAACCATGGCCGGCCGACCTGGACCCAGTTGGGCCTGGACGATCTCGACAAACTCTTCCTGCGCGGGCGTTGA